From the Schistocerca piceifrons isolate TAMUIC-IGC-003096 chromosome 2, iqSchPice1.1, whole genome shotgun sequence genome, the window GACatgacaaaaaaaatgaaaaatatcttaCAGGGGTCGTcaggtgttgttcttcttcctgaaCATAAGGAAACATCTGAGGCTCAGATATGTTGAGCTGTGTCAGAGTATAGTACACTTCCTGATGGGCCATGGCCCTTACCCTACACACCTGCACCACACTGGCGTTAAGCAAAGTAATATATGAGAATATAGGGAACGTGCATCCCCCAAAACATAACACTAAAATGCAGTGCTCTCTTAGACataagactgatgacagaaattgaAGATATAAGACAAGCTTTAAGAGACCCAGATAAGTGGAGTATGCTTCACTGGATTGCTGATGAAACATCAAGAGCACTGCACAAGACATACAAGCAGCAACGGCCATATTACAAGATCACAACCAGGCACAATTCTTACACCACAACATGATATGTGGGACAACAGAGATTCAAACACTGACATGGAAACAGATGATGACATTAACAGGCTGATATCACCAGATACAGAAACATATTTGGCACAGTAGCAGATCACGCAACTGCAACAATGCTACAAGTAACATATACATGGAATCTAGAAATAATTcagtaataagaaataaaataactaatttttCTGTTGTTAGTTGTGTAATATGTAAACTTTATAAGGCGCAAAATGTGAAATTGTGAATTTTATAATATTGTACATAAACATATGTATGAAGTATAGTAAGACTTAACTGTAGAAACACAAGTGCACAACATAGATAAGAAGTGCCCTTCAGGGAGACGAAACACGAGGCCACTGTTCCATGGCTCCTCTCCCACTTATGGCACAGTCAAAGGGAGGAAGTAATTGTAGCGATAAAGGGTACTCTTAAACCTCATACACAAACCATGTAGAGTTAATCTCATGACATACATACATATCGAAGTAACCATAGTAGAATAAAATATGCTAATTTCAGATTGGAAAGGCTCAAAGTGTTTACTGAAGTCCTCCCATTTGAAACAGTGACGTAAAGGATCCTCTTTTATTACATCTTtccttttttgtattatttcttcaTAAGAACGTAGTAAAAATTTTTCTTTCCCAAAAAACTTTATATATCACATGTTTTTTAATTAACGATGTAACTATGTAAAAGATAAGAAGAATAACACCATTGAGAGAAACTGTAGAAAAAGACGAATAATCTGTCTCTGATGCTTGTtagaatttttagtagcaaatgaTCCACTATAGCTACCACTGCAGTGGGTCactctgtaatgttaataaataaataataaaacccaaTCTCAAACAGAGGAAAACCTCGACTAGCGTCGGAATCGAGCGCAGGGCTCCTGGATAAAGAGTAGGCAATGCTAACCACAAGATCACGAGCTGATGGCAGAATGAAGTGTAGCATATATCGATTTCAAACAACGCTATGCAAAACACTGTAACAAAACTTTTAAAAACGTTACTTGAGGATAAGCCGTGTTCACATTACGCTATTCCTCCTGAGCTCCTGAGGAGTGCTTTGTTTGTCAAACCAGATATGGTACCTTCCTGTGTCTTTATAATGACCAAACTGCTTACGAAATTCCTATGAATCTGGTGACTGTTTAATAACGTAGCATATTACGTTTGACACATAATACCAAGTTTTCATCGTCTTTTACATTTGTTGGGgttgaaaaattgtttttaatttattgtgcATGTGGATACATACTTTCTACCCTGTATTTAACAGCTGCCCAACTATTTTATCATGTATCATAATACATGTCATTTGTTAAAATTCAATGCTTGACTGTATAAATGGGGGTATTACTGCTCTTTTTTTGATGTGGATATGAGTTAATTGTAGCACTGCAATTAATTATGTGCAGATGGCACGTCCTCCCATGTACTTGACTTCTCAACAATGCCTCGTTTTCCTATCCAATAAATTTCGTCCCTCATTCAAATTCCTTTTCTTACTATGTAAATGCGAAAAATCAGTGATTCATTCTTGTGTGTATTAAACACATAAATAGATGCATTAGAGAGTAAAATGGCTTTGTTTTTAGTGTGCATCTAGATATCTATTCTGAACGTCCGCCGATTATTTGACAACTCCGCGTCATATTGACGGCTCTGGCTTGTACAGAGTATCAATGATTGTACTGCCACAGCCGACTTCACACAAGCCGGCGTCTTCAATGGGTTAAAATCGCACAGCTGCCAAATAGATGGCACATTAGCAGAAATTACGTCCTGTTGCCCTATTGCACGTTAAAAACAAAGCTGTATTACTTTACTTTTTAAATTGTAGTACCTGCAATTTTACGATTGTAGCACCCACACAAGAATGAATCACTTTTACGATTTaaatggaaacgaaaggaatttTAACAAGTGTCGAAAATTATAATGCATGAAAAGCAAACGTAATGCAGAAGCCATTGATGTGTTATAGGATTTAATATGCATATTCATTGGCACAATTCTACgattaaagcccggtccacacgcaacgatctgtctgcacagacatcggcgcagatgtctgtacatgcaaaagatcgctgcaaatgtggtgtgttcacacgacacaaaccccaatctacttcTCGCCCGCCATCCGTCGgtttagaaaagaaatatcagtggcaagggactacgctccccgtaaacgtcaaaatttaattcagttagttTCAAATATAAAaacggaggaagttctgttgtgatCTGTGTTCGCatcttgtgttgcaaaaaacattcagaccaaccgcaggaaacagagaaagcggtcaaaatggtgtagacggTGGTTGCTAAAGCTAAAGCAGTTTTCTCGCGTAAATTTACTGCGaaagttgcagggcgaacctgttttgttttacattacctcgtgttccatttcctcgctcATTGATACTCCAGTTTCATCTTCAGTTGTATTcttgcttggtcttggcgtttcttgatcactaagaaagccaagcagatcaaaataccataacgttggctggtatacttgatctactcttacaccagatcttctagatttctgaactttggataactcttttcggtaaacagttcgctgacagacttaatttacttagctttccttcatgaactcatccttcaggacagcgtaaatagcttcacatgtgttgggtattattttactcaacgcttgtttcgatattgcagttgaaaattccaaatccttgtagctccttcctgttgctaggaatcttaatgttaccgccagccgttcatgaggagaaattgcccttcccatacaagtattttttctcataatatgaggggttacaagctttaagagataattataagtttcgacatccatccgcaaataatttcgccagttcgcaacgaattttttttattttttttattaccgtttctctgtttgccgaggcgtcaactgcccgcaatttttcaattacagcattgtatgctgctgcctttttgtctcggtcactatattctttacttttaatcttccacaaacatgggtggtttctatatatttcaatgaattcacttacaaactctcgagaacactgacgagtatcagccattttaatgccctatgcgcacaaatacaaacactagactgagcaaacagctgtttcgtgtcagatttgcggcgatctcctgtccacacgctccaacttgtctgcgcagatgtggtttgaacccacagatttgagaggtttcgctcaaacctccaactccaacttccaggtttgcacacacctcaggttggtgcaaatcttctgtccacacttaacaatctgtctgcgcagatgtgatgtgcgcagacatttgcgcagacagatcgttgcgtgtggacgggcctttacatCATGGATCTCCGATGTTAGTACCATAGCCTTAGTCAAGGTGGTTAGATTTGTGTACAATATCTTTTGTGGTGACGTTTTGCTCTTTGCTACGAAATGGGTTTTCTTTGAGTATTTGATCAGTTTCTTTGATGATCGGCGAATTGTGTTCGTAGATGTCACAGTGACATTGTTAAAATGAGTTGTTAATTGAGAGATAAAAACAATGACGTTCTCTGATACAGTGAATTACGTGTTCTTCACCAATCCAGTCGTGAAAACAACAACGGAATATGTGAAATATTTTGTACGTCATCCTTGAAATAATCCGTGCTAATGTTCTAAAGGAAACTTAATGGATATAATTAAGCGTTGTTCTTTTTTATTTCAGTCGTCCGCAACGATTTCATCACTTTCTGGTAGCCCAAAACCGCCACCTGTTCCTAAACCAACTATGTGCGACCTACCTATTTGGAAACATACCTATGGTGGTAGTTCTTTCGTGAGGATCGCAGGCTTGTGCGGTGCTGCAGCAGTTGCACTTGGTGCATACGGCGCTCATAGTATGTATTTTGCGTTTGTATTTTATAGTCTCATAACATAAATTTTACAGATCGTCTGATCGTATTGTACAGGAAACTCTTGAATTTTTGGCTTATTATGTACGTAGTTACATAACTAACACTAATTTTATAGACATTAGATATGAAATGAGCTTATAGAGTTGTAACGTTTTTGGTTTGTTTTAGCTATTTATCCCAAGGAACATAATGAGGATCTGAAGAGGATTTTTGAAACGGCAAATCGGTATCATTTTCTGCACACGCTTGCGTTATTCGGTGTACCCCTTAGCCGGTGGCCGAAGACTGTAagtttttgtttgaatacgttttCATTGTTAGCTCTACTTCTTACTATCGAATTTATGGAATTTTCCGTATGATTCGGGTAGCATGAATGTGAAACAGTGTTTGAGGAAGGACTGAGTTGCATATGTCCCTGATGTTAGTTAGTCAGTATACCTTTACgggcagtacaggaaacaaaaggaaaaatttggagtaggaattaaagttcaaggagaaggaaTAAAAGTTTTGAGGTTTGCTGCTGATACAAAAAACAGCAGAGGGCttcaaagagcagttgaatggaatgggcagtgtcttcagAGGGAGACATGAGGTAGCCTGGAGCATAGCCTATGGAAACGATACATGGACAGTAATTAGTCCAGACAAGAAGTACACAGGAGGAGAAGGTTACACGGACAAGTATTGTAACTAAATGAGGAGGTAGCCTACTGAATAGATTTTGGACAAAAGAAATTTCTCGTACAAGTTTactaaaagaaggggtcagttgagAGGAGAAATTCTGAGATCTCAAGGGATCGCCAAGTTAGTAGTAGAGAGAAGTGCGAGGAGTAAAAATTTTACAGGAataccatgagatgaatacagtaagcagattcaagaaactataggttgcagtagttattcagagatgaggctTGCAAagggtggagtagcatggagagctgccgggtcgacagaagcgtccgatcccacgcgttggctttgacccgtgacgtaagggtgttgtcgtgtgtgacgtcgtgacggcgcggagtttggtttgagtgtggctgtctccagttctgttttatcatattttatttacttttctgatctgttcgttctatctcgtgagatttttttttaaatttaaaaacacttattacatattttaattgtctgtttcctcgaatttctgttttagtttattatatttatctttctgatctgttcgttctatcccgtgagatttttttttttttttaagaagacaaaaaacactaatcagctactgaagcatctttatcttctatgggttgcaggggttaggacccctggggaggtgggtgggtattcgtgcatggctgtcttcacttccacgttgtagctacgcaaggcgtctaaatttgtttatatttagtttgccccccacccaaaacaccccatttcccgcacttgtcccgttagtgtcattaggcttcttgtggaaagtgtgtgtgtttgttttagtttccgccatatttgtgacgtcatgggtcaaagcagacgggtgggatcggacgcttccgtatttccgagctgcctcaaaccagtcttcagatgaATACCACAGTAACATTTTAATATATTTCAGGCATTTTTCTGATAAAAATGTTTGTCTGGCATACATCTTCCTAGAAATAGAACACTGAAAAGGAGCTGAACATAAATACACCTGTGCCCTAAAAACTTTTGTGTTATGCTGAGTATTGTGTGTTTGAAACTGTTGGAAAGAGGGATGCTACATTTACCCTCATGTGAAAGATGTTTGCTGTTGACATGTCCAAcaactggtttgatccagctctacACACTAGgcctactttatcctgtgcaagccgcctCTTCTCCAAATAAGTACCATACTGCAATCTATAACCATTTGAAGCTGCTTTGTGTATTCACTTTCCTGTCTCCATTTACagttccctccccctccctcccactctaCTTTCCAAAACTAAACAGATGATTCCATGATGTCTCGAATGTTCCCTATCAACTGGTCCTTACTTTaatcaaattatgccacaaatttcttttctgctcaGTTCTGTTCCGTACTTTATCAGGTATGCGATCTGTCTATCTAGTCATCagctttcttatgtagcaccacatttcagaagtttccatttctttttgtctacactgcttgttgttgatgtttcattttcatacacaGCTACACACCAGACaagtgccttcagaaaagactttgtagttcttaaatttatattcagtgttaagaaatttctcttgtacagaaacacttttcttgtcattaagtctacattttataccctctctaattctgccatcatcagttattttactgcccaaataccaaaactcatttactacttataGCGTCTAACTTCCTAATCTAATGCTGTGTGCCACtgatttaattcatctacattccattacccttactGCCAATTCTGTAatcttctcttccaagtcctttgtgtcATGTTACAGAATCAAAGTGCCATTgacaaacctcagtttttatttcttctccctgaacttcaatttcttctcaaaattgttcttcagtttctcttAATGCTTGCTCAGTGTGTAGATTTAATATTGTTGGGATTAGTGGGAACTGTGTCTCACTGTCTTCTTAACATGTGCTTCAATTGCTGTATCTGGCTTCTATACAAGTTGTGTATAACCTTTTACTTCCCGTGTTTTACCTCTGCTACTGTCAGTATTTCAAAGTGTGTATTCCAATCGGTGTTATCACaagttttctctctcttcaaatgcTATGTTCTGAGATAAGTTattgggtcagtattgcatcattaGACCATACATCTCTCTGAAATCTGGGCAGCTCTTCCCCTTAATGGTTTCTACCActtctttccattcttttgtaaataatttgtggcAGTGTTTTATAAGTATATTTTATTACACTGATTGCTTTTTAATATATACACCTGGCAGCACCTGCCTTCTGCGGAATTGGAATTATTAGAGTTTTCTT encodes:
- the LOC124777073 gene encoding transmembrane protein 256 homolog, with the protein product MTFSDTVNYVFFTNPVVKTTTEYVKYFSSATISSLSGSPKPPPVPKPTMCDLPIWKHTYGGSSFVRIAGLCGAAAVALGAYGAHTIYPKEHNEDLKRIFETANRYHFLHTLALFGVPLSRWPKTSGSLLLTGMLLFCGTCYYHALTGKDELRRLTPIGGSLLIAGWLAMVL